Proteins encoded together in one Xyrauchen texanus isolate HMW12.3.18 chromosome 50, RBS_HiC_50CHRs, whole genome shotgun sequence window:
- the osbpl1a gene encoding oxysterol-binding protein-related protein 1 isoform X4 codes for MDELDPEEKFLRDARNGNLEGIQRLLMSKIKEEAKIDINCKGKSKSNHGWTPLHLACYFGHKDVVEVLLKTGAEANLPNNVGDTPLHKAAFTGRKEVVMLLLQYDACPSVINGMAQIPKDITQSVEIKSMLEAAERTEERKLEEQLLEAAREGALSNLTRLLNMKKPPNINCTDLLGNTPLHCAAYRGQKQCAVKLLQHSANPNIKNKNDQTVFDLANDAEMNQIIAGNVVKGMTCHVKTFEGPLWKSSRFFGWRSYWVVLQDGVLSWYPKQSDAESNTRKQGCKPLTQAQCMIKEKDICYFTVKCFDDSVHHFKVLQKSNPEVTRKRWLEAIEEHSAFSTHYCSQDPDSEEDEEDDSVTLDKLSDSLQWAEACHQKLEMEVLALLSTVKEDGLAERFPPAVVLKLREVCEASNETCSSLQQCLGLFSKQEGARSLKLEHEVEKNKILSEALQTLATEHHALEQSVVKGSLPRCALSEDEFYDALSDSDSESVVSTLETAGHSYKDREDVNSKIYCSVRSRLGGRMSREEEDDEGARVNGLKKHRTSLPAPMFSRNDFSIWSILRKCIGMELSKITMPVIFNEPLSFLQRLTEYMEHTYLIHQANTTEDSIERMKCVAAFAVSAVASQWERTGKPFNPLLGETYELVREDLGFRLISEQVSHHPPISAFHAEGLQKDFVFHGSIYPKLKFWGKSVEAEPKGIITLELPKHNEAYTWTNPTCCVHNIIVGQLWIEQYGNMEIINHRTGEKCCLNFKPCGLFGKELHKVEGYILDKSKKKVCVLYGKWTECMYVVNQVAFEAHRKSDKKALEEKKSSKLATVADSEETTQQAGNSLEVIPGSQLLWRIIPRPANSTQMYSFTTFAMQLNELGKEIEEVIPKTDSRLRPDIRAMENGDIVQFSDCLVFIFVHGLHFPECTF; via the exons ATGGATGAACTGGACCCAGAGGAAAAGTTCCTCAGGGATGCCAGGAATGGGAACTTGGAGGGTATCCAGAGGCTTTTGATGTCCAAGATAAAGGAGGAGGCCAAAATCGACATCAATTGCAAGG GCAAGAGCAAATCAAATCATGGATGGACGCCTCTTCATCTGGCCTGTTATTTTGGACACAAGGATGTTGTTGAGGTTTTACTGAAG ACGGGAGCAGAAGCTAATTTGCCAAATAATGTTGGAGACACGCCCCTCCATAAAGCAGCATTCACTGGGAGAAAG GAGGTTGTAATGTTGCTTCTTCAGTACGATGCTTGTCCTTCTGTCATCAATGGGATGGCACAGATACCCAAAGATATCACCCAGAGTGTAGAGATCAAAAGCATGTTAGAGG CTGCGGAAAGGACCGAGGAGAGAAAACTAGAGGAACAGCTGTTGGAGGCGGCTCGGGAAGGAGCCTTATCTAACCTCACAAGACTG CTAAACATGAAGAAACCACCGAACATAAACTGCACAGATCTACTTGGCAACACGCCACTGCACTGTGCTGCTTACAGGGGCCAGAAACAATGTGCTGTCAAACTCCTACAACACAGTGCCAACCCCAACATCAAGAATAAAAATG ATCAGACTGTTTTTGACTTGGCTAACGACGCGGAAATGAACCAGATCATCGCAGGCAATGTTGTGAAA GGTATGACATGCCATGTTAAAACGTTTGAGGGACCTCTTTGGAAG AGCTCAAGGTTCTTCGGATGGCGCTCCTACTGGGTGGTTCTACAAGACGGGGTCTTATCATGGTACCCCAAACA GTCAGATGCAGAATCAAACACAAGGAAGCAAGGTTGCAAACCCTTAACGCAAGCACAGTGCATG ATTAAAGAAAAAGATATCTGCTATTTCACTGTCAAATGTTTCGACGACAGCGTTCACCATTTCAAAGTCTTGCAGAAAAGCAACCCCGAAGTCACCAGAAAA aGATGGCTTGAAGCCATAGAGGAACATTCGGCTTTTAGCACCCATTACTGCTCACAAGACCCTGATAGTGAGGAGGACGAGGAGGATGACAGTGTGACTTTGGACAAGCTGTCGGATTCACTTCAG TGGGCCGAGGCCTGCCATCAAAAGCTGGAGATGGAGGTGTTGGCCCTCCTGTCCACAGTGAAAGAAGATGGACTTGCAGAAC GATTCCCTCCTGCAGTTGTTCTGAAGCTACGAGAAGTTTGTGAGGCCTCAAATGAAACCTGTTCCTCGTTGCAACAGTGTCTGGGACTTTTTTCGAAACAGGAAGGG GCACGCAGTTTGAAACTAGAGCATGAGGTTGAGAAGAATAAAATCCTGTCTGAAGCCCTTCAGACTTTGGCTACAGAACATCATGCGTTGGAGCAGTCGGTGGTCAAAGGATCGTTGCCCCGCTGTGCTCTCAGTGAGGATGAGTTCTATGATGCTCTTTCTG ATTCGGACTCTGAGTCCGTGGTAAGCACTTTAGAGACGGCCGGACACTCATACAAGGACAGAGAAGACGTCAATTCTAAGATCTACTGTAGCGTCCGAAGTCGTCTTGGCGGCAGGATGTCCCGGGAAGAGGAGGATGATGAGGGGGCCAGAGTGAATGGATTGAAGAAGCACAG GACAAGTTTGCCAGCTCCCATGTTCTCCAGAAATGACTTCAGTATCTGGAGTATACTGAGAAAGTGCATTGGAATG GAACTGTCTAAGATCACCATGCCAGTCATTTTTAATGAGCCGTTGAGTTTTCTGCAAAGGCTTACTGAATACATGGAGCACACGTACCTCATCCATCAGGCTAATACCACAGAAGACTCTATCGAGAGAATGAAG TGTGTGGCAGCGTTTGCCGTATCAGCAGTGGCGTCTCAATGGGAAAGGACGGGGAAACCCTTCAACCCCCTGCTAGGAGAAACATACGAGTTAGTCCG GGAAGATCTTGGATTCCGGCTAATATCAGAACAAGTGAGCCACCATCCTCCCATCAGTGCCTTCCACGCTGAGGGTCTCCAGAAGGACTTTGTGTTCCACGGCTCCATCTACCCCAAACTGAAGTTCTGGGGCAAGAGTGTGGAGGCTGAACCAAAGGGCATAATCACTCTAGAACTTCCTAA ACATAATGAGGCATACACATGGACGAACCCAACATGTTGTGTCCACAACATCATCGTGGGACAACTGTGGATCGAACAATATGGAAATATGGAGATTATTAATCACAG GACTGGTGAAAAATGCTGCCTGAATTTCAAACCTTGTGGCCTTTTTGGGAAAGAATTGCATAAGGTTGAAGGCTACATCCTGGACAAAAG CAAAAAGAAAGTGTGTGTCCTTTATGGGAAATGGACAGAGTGCATGTACGTTGTCAACCAAGTGGCGTTCGAAGCTCACAGAAAAAGTGATAAAAAAGCATTGGAAGAGAAGAAAAGCAGTAAACTG GCAACTGTTGCAGACTCTGAGGAAACAACTCAACAAGCTGGAAATTCACTGGAGGTCATTCCAGGTAGTCAGCTGTTGTGGAGAATAATACCCCGACCAGCTAACTCAACCCAG ATGTACAGCTTCACTACATTTGCAATGCAACTCAATGAGCTGGGCAAAGAGATCGAAGAGGTGATCCCTAAAACCGACAGTAGACTGAGGCCAGACATACGAGCCATGGAGAACGGAGACATTG ttcagttcagtgacTGTTTAGTTTTCATCTTtgttcatggactacacttcccagaatgcACCTTTTGA
- the osbpl1a gene encoding oxysterol-binding protein-related protein 1 isoform X3: MDELDPEEKFLRDARNGNLEGIQRLLMSKIKEEAKIDINCKGKSKSNHGWTPLHLACYFGHKDVVEVLLKTGAEANLPNNVGDTPLHKAAFTGRKEVVMLLLQYDACPSVINGMAQIPKDITQSVEIKSMLEAAERTEERKLEEQLLEAAREGALSNLTRLLNMKKPPNINCTDLLGNTPLHCAAYRGQKQCAVKLLQHSANPNIKNKNDQTVFDLANDAEMNQIIAGNVVKSSRFFGWRSYWVVLQDGVLSWYPKQSDAESNTRKQGCKPLTQAQCMIKEKDICYFTVKCFDDSVHHFKVLQKSNPEVTRKRWLEAIEEHSAFSTHYCSQDPDSEEDEEDDSVTLDKLSDSLQWAEACHQKLEMEVLALLSTVKEDGLAERFPPAVVLKLREVCEASNETCSSLQQCLGLFSKQEGARSLKLEHEVEKNKILSEALQTLATEHHALEQSVVKGSLPRCALSEDEFYDALSDSDSESVVSTLETAGHSYKDREDVNSKIYCSVRSRLGGRMSREEEDDEGARVNGLKKHRTSLPAPMFSRNDFSIWSILRKCIGMELSKITMPVIFNEPLSFLQRLTEYMEHTYLIHQANTTEDSIERMKCVAAFAVSAVASQWERTGKPFNPLLGETYELVREDLGFRLISEQVSHHPPISAFHAEGLQKDFVFHGSIYPKLKFWGKSVEAEPKGIITLELPKHNEAYTWTNPTCCVHNIIVGQLWIEQYGNMEIINHRTGEKCCLNFKPCGLFGKELHKVEGYILDKSKKKVCVLYGKWTECMYVVNQVAFEAHRKSDKKALEEKKSSKLATVADSEETTQQAGNSLEVIPGSQLLWRIIPRPANSTQMYSFTTFAMQLNELGKEIEEVIPKTDSRLRPDIRAMENGDIDLASEEKKRLEEKQRAVRKNHSKSDEEWKTRNIASGPRWFHQGPNPHNGSQDWLLASSNGYWNRDYSQVPDIY; this comes from the exons ATGGATGAACTGGACCCAGAGGAAAAGTTCCTCAGGGATGCCAGGAATGGGAACTTGGAGGGTATCCAGAGGCTTTTGATGTCCAAGATAAAGGAGGAGGCCAAAATCGACATCAATTGCAAGG GCAAGAGCAAATCAAATCATGGATGGACGCCTCTTCATCTGGCCTGTTATTTTGGACACAAGGATGTTGTTGAGGTTTTACTGAAG ACGGGAGCAGAAGCTAATTTGCCAAATAATGTTGGAGACACGCCCCTCCATAAAGCAGCATTCACTGGGAGAAAG GAGGTTGTAATGTTGCTTCTTCAGTACGATGCTTGTCCTTCTGTCATCAATGGGATGGCACAGATACCCAAAGATATCACCCAGAGTGTAGAGATCAAAAGCATGTTAGAGG CTGCGGAAAGGACCGAGGAGAGAAAACTAGAGGAACAGCTGTTGGAGGCGGCTCGGGAAGGAGCCTTATCTAACCTCACAAGACTG CTAAACATGAAGAAACCACCGAACATAAACTGCACAGATCTACTTGGCAACACGCCACTGCACTGTGCTGCTTACAGGGGCCAGAAACAATGTGCTGTCAAACTCCTACAACACAGTGCCAACCCCAACATCAAGAATAAAAATG ATCAGACTGTTTTTGACTTGGCTAACGACGCGGAAATGAACCAGATCATCGCAGGCAATGTTGTGAAA AGCTCAAGGTTCTTCGGATGGCGCTCCTACTGGGTGGTTCTACAAGACGGGGTCTTATCATGGTACCCCAAACA GTCAGATGCAGAATCAAACACAAGGAAGCAAGGTTGCAAACCCTTAACGCAAGCACAGTGCATG ATTAAAGAAAAAGATATCTGCTATTTCACTGTCAAATGTTTCGACGACAGCGTTCACCATTTCAAAGTCTTGCAGAAAAGCAACCCCGAAGTCACCAGAAAA aGATGGCTTGAAGCCATAGAGGAACATTCGGCTTTTAGCACCCATTACTGCTCACAAGACCCTGATAGTGAGGAGGACGAGGAGGATGACAGTGTGACTTTGGACAAGCTGTCGGATTCACTTCAG TGGGCCGAGGCCTGCCATCAAAAGCTGGAGATGGAGGTGTTGGCCCTCCTGTCCACAGTGAAAGAAGATGGACTTGCAGAAC GATTCCCTCCTGCAGTTGTTCTGAAGCTACGAGAAGTTTGTGAGGCCTCAAATGAAACCTGTTCCTCGTTGCAACAGTGTCTGGGACTTTTTTCGAAACAGGAAGGG GCACGCAGTTTGAAACTAGAGCATGAGGTTGAGAAGAATAAAATCCTGTCTGAAGCCCTTCAGACTTTGGCTACAGAACATCATGCGTTGGAGCAGTCGGTGGTCAAAGGATCGTTGCCCCGCTGTGCTCTCAGTGAGGATGAGTTCTATGATGCTCTTTCTG ATTCGGACTCTGAGTCCGTGGTAAGCACTTTAGAGACGGCCGGACACTCATACAAGGACAGAGAAGACGTCAATTCTAAGATCTACTGTAGCGTCCGAAGTCGTCTTGGCGGCAGGATGTCCCGGGAAGAGGAGGATGATGAGGGGGCCAGAGTGAATGGATTGAAGAAGCACAG GACAAGTTTGCCAGCTCCCATGTTCTCCAGAAATGACTTCAGTATCTGGAGTATACTGAGAAAGTGCATTGGAATG GAACTGTCTAAGATCACCATGCCAGTCATTTTTAATGAGCCGTTGAGTTTTCTGCAAAGGCTTACTGAATACATGGAGCACACGTACCTCATCCATCAGGCTAATACCACAGAAGACTCTATCGAGAGAATGAAG TGTGTGGCAGCGTTTGCCGTATCAGCAGTGGCGTCTCAATGGGAAAGGACGGGGAAACCCTTCAACCCCCTGCTAGGAGAAACATACGAGTTAGTCCG GGAAGATCTTGGATTCCGGCTAATATCAGAACAAGTGAGCCACCATCCTCCCATCAGTGCCTTCCACGCTGAGGGTCTCCAGAAGGACTTTGTGTTCCACGGCTCCATCTACCCCAAACTGAAGTTCTGGGGCAAGAGTGTGGAGGCTGAACCAAAGGGCATAATCACTCTAGAACTTCCTAA ACATAATGAGGCATACACATGGACGAACCCAACATGTTGTGTCCACAACATCATCGTGGGACAACTGTGGATCGAACAATATGGAAATATGGAGATTATTAATCACAG GACTGGTGAAAAATGCTGCCTGAATTTCAAACCTTGTGGCCTTTTTGGGAAAGAATTGCATAAGGTTGAAGGCTACATCCTGGACAAAAG CAAAAAGAAAGTGTGTGTCCTTTATGGGAAATGGACAGAGTGCATGTACGTTGTCAACCAAGTGGCGTTCGAAGCTCACAGAAAAAGTGATAAAAAAGCATTGGAAGAGAAGAAAAGCAGTAAACTG GCAACTGTTGCAGACTCTGAGGAAACAACTCAACAAGCTGGAAATTCACTGGAGGTCATTCCAGGTAGTCAGCTGTTGTGGAGAATAATACCCCGACCAGCTAACTCAACCCAG ATGTACAGCTTCACTACATTTGCAATGCAACTCAATGAGCTGGGCAAAGAGATCGAAGAGGTGATCCCTAAAACCGACAGTAGACTGAGGCCAGACATACGAGCCATGGAGAACGGAGACATTG
- the osbpl1a gene encoding oxysterol-binding protein-related protein 1 isoform X2: protein MDELDPEEKFLRDARNGNLEGIQRLLMSKIKEEAKIDINCKGKSKSNHGWTPLHLACYFGHKDVVEVLLKTGAEANLPNNVGDTPLHKAAFTGRKEVVMLLLQYDACPSVINGMAQIPKDITQSVEIKSMLEAAERTEERKLEEQLLEAAREGALSNLTRLLNMKKPPNINCTDLLGNTPLHCAAYRGQKQCAVKLLQHSANPNIKNKNDQTVFDLANDAEMNQIIAGNVVKGMTCHVKTFEGPLWKSSRFFGWRSYWVVLQDGVLSWYPKQSDAESNTRKQGCKPLTQAQCMIKEKDICYFTVKCFDDSVHHFKVLQKSNPEVTRKRWLEAIEEHSAFSTHYCSQDPDSEEDEEDDSVTLDKLSDSLQWAEACHQKLEMEVLALLSTVKEDGLAERFPPAVVLKLREVCEASNETCSSLQQCLGLFSKQEGARSLKLEHEVEKNKILSEALQTLATEHHALEQSVVKGSLPRCALSEDEFYDALSDSDSESVVSTLETAGHSYKDREDVNSKIYCSVRSRLGGRMSREEEDDEGARVNGLKKHRTSLPAPMFSRNDFSIWSILRKCIGMELSKITMPVIFNEPLSFLQRLTEYMEHTYLIHQANTTEDSIERMKCVAAFAVSAVASQWERTGKPFNPLLGETYELVREDLGFRLISEQVSHHPPISAFHAEGLQKDFVFHGSIYPKLKFWGKSVEAEPKGIITLELPKHNEAYTWTNPTCCVHNIIVGQLWIEQYGNMEIINHRTGEKCCLNFKPCGLFGKELHKVEGYILDKSKKKVCVLYGKWTECMYVVNQVAFEAHRKSDKKALEEKKSSKLATVADSEETTQQAGNSLEVIPGSQLLWRIIPRPANSTQMYSFTTFAMQLNELGKEIEEVIPKTDSRLRPDIRAMENGDIDLASEEKKRLEEKQRAVRKNHSKSDEEWKTRWFHQGPNPHNGSQDWLLASSNGYWNRDYSQVPDIY, encoded by the exons ATGGATGAACTGGACCCAGAGGAAAAGTTCCTCAGGGATGCCAGGAATGGGAACTTGGAGGGTATCCAGAGGCTTTTGATGTCCAAGATAAAGGAGGAGGCCAAAATCGACATCAATTGCAAGG GCAAGAGCAAATCAAATCATGGATGGACGCCTCTTCATCTGGCCTGTTATTTTGGACACAAGGATGTTGTTGAGGTTTTACTGAAG ACGGGAGCAGAAGCTAATTTGCCAAATAATGTTGGAGACACGCCCCTCCATAAAGCAGCATTCACTGGGAGAAAG GAGGTTGTAATGTTGCTTCTTCAGTACGATGCTTGTCCTTCTGTCATCAATGGGATGGCACAGATACCCAAAGATATCACCCAGAGTGTAGAGATCAAAAGCATGTTAGAGG CTGCGGAAAGGACCGAGGAGAGAAAACTAGAGGAACAGCTGTTGGAGGCGGCTCGGGAAGGAGCCTTATCTAACCTCACAAGACTG CTAAACATGAAGAAACCACCGAACATAAACTGCACAGATCTACTTGGCAACACGCCACTGCACTGTGCTGCTTACAGGGGCCAGAAACAATGTGCTGTCAAACTCCTACAACACAGTGCCAACCCCAACATCAAGAATAAAAATG ATCAGACTGTTTTTGACTTGGCTAACGACGCGGAAATGAACCAGATCATCGCAGGCAATGTTGTGAAA GGTATGACATGCCATGTTAAAACGTTTGAGGGACCTCTTTGGAAG AGCTCAAGGTTCTTCGGATGGCGCTCCTACTGGGTGGTTCTACAAGACGGGGTCTTATCATGGTACCCCAAACA GTCAGATGCAGAATCAAACACAAGGAAGCAAGGTTGCAAACCCTTAACGCAAGCACAGTGCATG ATTAAAGAAAAAGATATCTGCTATTTCACTGTCAAATGTTTCGACGACAGCGTTCACCATTTCAAAGTCTTGCAGAAAAGCAACCCCGAAGTCACCAGAAAA aGATGGCTTGAAGCCATAGAGGAACATTCGGCTTTTAGCACCCATTACTGCTCACAAGACCCTGATAGTGAGGAGGACGAGGAGGATGACAGTGTGACTTTGGACAAGCTGTCGGATTCACTTCAG TGGGCCGAGGCCTGCCATCAAAAGCTGGAGATGGAGGTGTTGGCCCTCCTGTCCACAGTGAAAGAAGATGGACTTGCAGAAC GATTCCCTCCTGCAGTTGTTCTGAAGCTACGAGAAGTTTGTGAGGCCTCAAATGAAACCTGTTCCTCGTTGCAACAGTGTCTGGGACTTTTTTCGAAACAGGAAGGG GCACGCAGTTTGAAACTAGAGCATGAGGTTGAGAAGAATAAAATCCTGTCTGAAGCCCTTCAGACTTTGGCTACAGAACATCATGCGTTGGAGCAGTCGGTGGTCAAAGGATCGTTGCCCCGCTGTGCTCTCAGTGAGGATGAGTTCTATGATGCTCTTTCTG ATTCGGACTCTGAGTCCGTGGTAAGCACTTTAGAGACGGCCGGACACTCATACAAGGACAGAGAAGACGTCAATTCTAAGATCTACTGTAGCGTCCGAAGTCGTCTTGGCGGCAGGATGTCCCGGGAAGAGGAGGATGATGAGGGGGCCAGAGTGAATGGATTGAAGAAGCACAG GACAAGTTTGCCAGCTCCCATGTTCTCCAGAAATGACTTCAGTATCTGGAGTATACTGAGAAAGTGCATTGGAATG GAACTGTCTAAGATCACCATGCCAGTCATTTTTAATGAGCCGTTGAGTTTTCTGCAAAGGCTTACTGAATACATGGAGCACACGTACCTCATCCATCAGGCTAATACCACAGAAGACTCTATCGAGAGAATGAAG TGTGTGGCAGCGTTTGCCGTATCAGCAGTGGCGTCTCAATGGGAAAGGACGGGGAAACCCTTCAACCCCCTGCTAGGAGAAACATACGAGTTAGTCCG GGAAGATCTTGGATTCCGGCTAATATCAGAACAAGTGAGCCACCATCCTCCCATCAGTGCCTTCCACGCTGAGGGTCTCCAGAAGGACTTTGTGTTCCACGGCTCCATCTACCCCAAACTGAAGTTCTGGGGCAAGAGTGTGGAGGCTGAACCAAAGGGCATAATCACTCTAGAACTTCCTAA ACATAATGAGGCATACACATGGACGAACCCAACATGTTGTGTCCACAACATCATCGTGGGACAACTGTGGATCGAACAATATGGAAATATGGAGATTATTAATCACAG GACTGGTGAAAAATGCTGCCTGAATTTCAAACCTTGTGGCCTTTTTGGGAAAGAATTGCATAAGGTTGAAGGCTACATCCTGGACAAAAG CAAAAAGAAAGTGTGTGTCCTTTATGGGAAATGGACAGAGTGCATGTACGTTGTCAACCAAGTGGCGTTCGAAGCTCACAGAAAAAGTGATAAAAAAGCATTGGAAGAGAAGAAAAGCAGTAAACTG GCAACTGTTGCAGACTCTGAGGAAACAACTCAACAAGCTGGAAATTCACTGGAGGTCATTCCAGGTAGTCAGCTGTTGTGGAGAATAATACCCCGACCAGCTAACTCAACCCAG ATGTACAGCTTCACTACATTTGCAATGCAACTCAATGAGCTGGGCAAAGAGATCGAAGAGGTGATCCCTAAAACCGACAGTAGACTGAGGCCAGACATACGAGCCATGGAGAACGGAGACATTG
- the osbpl1a gene encoding oxysterol-binding protein-related protein 1 isoform X1 has protein sequence MDELDPEEKFLRDARNGNLEGIQRLLMSKIKEEAKIDINCKGKSKSNHGWTPLHLACYFGHKDVVEVLLKTGAEANLPNNVGDTPLHKAAFTGRKEVVMLLLQYDACPSVINGMAQIPKDITQSVEIKSMLEAAERTEERKLEEQLLEAAREGALSNLTRLLNMKKPPNINCTDLLGNTPLHCAAYRGQKQCAVKLLQHSANPNIKNKNDQTVFDLANDAEMNQIIAGNVVKGMTCHVKTFEGPLWKSSRFFGWRSYWVVLQDGVLSWYPKQSDAESNTRKQGCKPLTQAQCMIKEKDICYFTVKCFDDSVHHFKVLQKSNPEVTRKRWLEAIEEHSAFSTHYCSQDPDSEEDEEDDSVTLDKLSDSLQWAEACHQKLEMEVLALLSTVKEDGLAERFPPAVVLKLREVCEASNETCSSLQQCLGLFSKQEGARSLKLEHEVEKNKILSEALQTLATEHHALEQSVVKGSLPRCALSEDEFYDALSDSDSESVVSTLETAGHSYKDREDVNSKIYCSVRSRLGGRMSREEEDDEGARVNGLKKHRTSLPAPMFSRNDFSIWSILRKCIGMELSKITMPVIFNEPLSFLQRLTEYMEHTYLIHQANTTEDSIERMKCVAAFAVSAVASQWERTGKPFNPLLGETYELVREDLGFRLISEQVSHHPPISAFHAEGLQKDFVFHGSIYPKLKFWGKSVEAEPKGIITLELPKHNEAYTWTNPTCCVHNIIVGQLWIEQYGNMEIINHRTGEKCCLNFKPCGLFGKELHKVEGYILDKSKKKVCVLYGKWTECMYVVNQVAFEAHRKSDKKALEEKKSSKLATVADSEETTQQAGNSLEVIPGSQLLWRIIPRPANSTQMYSFTTFAMQLNELGKEIEEVIPKTDSRLRPDIRAMENGDIDLASEEKKRLEEKQRAVRKNHSKSDEEWKTRNIASGPRWFHQGPNPHNGSQDWLLASSNGYWNRDYSQVPDIY, from the exons ATGGATGAACTGGACCCAGAGGAAAAGTTCCTCAGGGATGCCAGGAATGGGAACTTGGAGGGTATCCAGAGGCTTTTGATGTCCAAGATAAAGGAGGAGGCCAAAATCGACATCAATTGCAAGG GCAAGAGCAAATCAAATCATGGATGGACGCCTCTTCATCTGGCCTGTTATTTTGGACACAAGGATGTTGTTGAGGTTTTACTGAAG ACGGGAGCAGAAGCTAATTTGCCAAATAATGTTGGAGACACGCCCCTCCATAAAGCAGCATTCACTGGGAGAAAG GAGGTTGTAATGTTGCTTCTTCAGTACGATGCTTGTCCTTCTGTCATCAATGGGATGGCACAGATACCCAAAGATATCACCCAGAGTGTAGAGATCAAAAGCATGTTAGAGG CTGCGGAAAGGACCGAGGAGAGAAAACTAGAGGAACAGCTGTTGGAGGCGGCTCGGGAAGGAGCCTTATCTAACCTCACAAGACTG CTAAACATGAAGAAACCACCGAACATAAACTGCACAGATCTACTTGGCAACACGCCACTGCACTGTGCTGCTTACAGGGGCCAGAAACAATGTGCTGTCAAACTCCTACAACACAGTGCCAACCCCAACATCAAGAATAAAAATG ATCAGACTGTTTTTGACTTGGCTAACGACGCGGAAATGAACCAGATCATCGCAGGCAATGTTGTGAAA GGTATGACATGCCATGTTAAAACGTTTGAGGGACCTCTTTGGAAG AGCTCAAGGTTCTTCGGATGGCGCTCCTACTGGGTGGTTCTACAAGACGGGGTCTTATCATGGTACCCCAAACA GTCAGATGCAGAATCAAACACAAGGAAGCAAGGTTGCAAACCCTTAACGCAAGCACAGTGCATG ATTAAAGAAAAAGATATCTGCTATTTCACTGTCAAATGTTTCGACGACAGCGTTCACCATTTCAAAGTCTTGCAGAAAAGCAACCCCGAAGTCACCAGAAAA aGATGGCTTGAAGCCATAGAGGAACATTCGGCTTTTAGCACCCATTACTGCTCACAAGACCCTGATAGTGAGGAGGACGAGGAGGATGACAGTGTGACTTTGGACAAGCTGTCGGATTCACTTCAG TGGGCCGAGGCCTGCCATCAAAAGCTGGAGATGGAGGTGTTGGCCCTCCTGTCCACAGTGAAAGAAGATGGACTTGCAGAAC GATTCCCTCCTGCAGTTGTTCTGAAGCTACGAGAAGTTTGTGAGGCCTCAAATGAAACCTGTTCCTCGTTGCAACAGTGTCTGGGACTTTTTTCGAAACAGGAAGGG GCACGCAGTTTGAAACTAGAGCATGAGGTTGAGAAGAATAAAATCCTGTCTGAAGCCCTTCAGACTTTGGCTACAGAACATCATGCGTTGGAGCAGTCGGTGGTCAAAGGATCGTTGCCCCGCTGTGCTCTCAGTGAGGATGAGTTCTATGATGCTCTTTCTG ATTCGGACTCTGAGTCCGTGGTAAGCACTTTAGAGACGGCCGGACACTCATACAAGGACAGAGAAGACGTCAATTCTAAGATCTACTGTAGCGTCCGAAGTCGTCTTGGCGGCAGGATGTCCCGGGAAGAGGAGGATGATGAGGGGGCCAGAGTGAATGGATTGAAGAAGCACAG GACAAGTTTGCCAGCTCCCATGTTCTCCAGAAATGACTTCAGTATCTGGAGTATACTGAGAAAGTGCATTGGAATG GAACTGTCTAAGATCACCATGCCAGTCATTTTTAATGAGCCGTTGAGTTTTCTGCAAAGGCTTACTGAATACATGGAGCACACGTACCTCATCCATCAGGCTAATACCACAGAAGACTCTATCGAGAGAATGAAG TGTGTGGCAGCGTTTGCCGTATCAGCAGTGGCGTCTCAATGGGAAAGGACGGGGAAACCCTTCAACCCCCTGCTAGGAGAAACATACGAGTTAGTCCG GGAAGATCTTGGATTCCGGCTAATATCAGAACAAGTGAGCCACCATCCTCCCATCAGTGCCTTCCACGCTGAGGGTCTCCAGAAGGACTTTGTGTTCCACGGCTCCATCTACCCCAAACTGAAGTTCTGGGGCAAGAGTGTGGAGGCTGAACCAAAGGGCATAATCACTCTAGAACTTCCTAA ACATAATGAGGCATACACATGGACGAACCCAACATGTTGTGTCCACAACATCATCGTGGGACAACTGTGGATCGAACAATATGGAAATATGGAGATTATTAATCACAG GACTGGTGAAAAATGCTGCCTGAATTTCAAACCTTGTGGCCTTTTTGGGAAAGAATTGCATAAGGTTGAAGGCTACATCCTGGACAAAAG CAAAAAGAAAGTGTGTGTCCTTTATGGGAAATGGACAGAGTGCATGTACGTTGTCAACCAAGTGGCGTTCGAAGCTCACAGAAAAAGTGATAAAAAAGCATTGGAAGAGAAGAAAAGCAGTAAACTG GCAACTGTTGCAGACTCTGAGGAAACAACTCAACAAGCTGGAAATTCACTGGAGGTCATTCCAGGTAGTCAGCTGTTGTGGAGAATAATACCCCGACCAGCTAACTCAACCCAG ATGTACAGCTTCACTACATTTGCAATGCAACTCAATGAGCTGGGCAAAGAGATCGAAGAGGTGATCCCTAAAACCGACAGTAGACTGAGGCCAGACATACGAGCCATGGAGAACGGAGACATTG